The Eleutherodactylus coqui strain aEleCoq1 chromosome 6, aEleCoq1.hap1, whole genome shotgun sequence genome window below encodes:
- the DTD2 gene encoding D-aminoacyl-tRNA deacylase 2 translates to MATIDREVSARVVLQQCLHAKLQVKPQDEDSDAEWVEIQRGMVMYVCFFKGSTKDSIPKMVSSLLNVKLSESSSGKLLSITELPGDVLIVPQATLGGKSKGRCMQYHLNAGKELGMELYALLIAQCQKELETHPQWSESGAVLRYGTYGNRQVLNLDTNGPYTHLLEF, encoded by the exons ATGGCGACAATTGACAGAGAGGTAAGCGCCCGCGTTGTGCTTCAGCAATGTTTACACGCCAAGTTACAAGTCAAACCTCAAGATGAAGACTCTGATGCTGAATGGGTGGAG ATACAAAGGGGTATGGTCATGTACGTCTGCTTTTTTAAGGGATCAACAAAAGATTCAATTCCAAAAATGG TGAGCTCCCTACTTAATGTGAAATTGAGTGAATCAAGTTCTGGAAAACTTCTGTCCATCACAGAACTCCCAGGAGATGTCCTTATTGTTCCTCAGGCTACACTTGGAGGAAAGTCGAAGGGCCGATGCATGCAGTACCACTTAAATGCAGGCAAGGAGCTGGGCATGGAGCTGTATGCCCTCCTCATAGCTCAGTGCCAAAAGGAGCTAGAGACTCATCCCCAATGGTCCGAGTCCGGTGCTGTGCTGCGGTATGGGACTTATGGAAACAGACAGGTCTTGAATCTTGACACTAATGGACCTTATACACATTTACTGGAATTCTAA